The proteins below come from a single Gaiellales bacterium genomic window:
- a CDS encoding prephenate dehydrogenase/arogenate dehydrogenase family protein, whose translation MRIAVIGLGLIGGSLALAATARGDEVVAADPDARAGEIGLERGAIARFAASTAEAMDGADMAFVCGPVAEVPALAREALDAAPAACTVSDVGSTKGRVVELLGGSPQFVGGHPVCGSEARGVANARPELFEGATWFLTPVAETDPAAHRRLHTFVSSLGARPVAIDPDAHDRLMALTSHLPHALANVLVNQAGAGRVDGHDPLAAVGGSFRDMTRVAGANPRVWVDIFLDNAAAVREALAEHRRRLEQVESALEAGDAGFLARWIGEAAGNRRRMLEQVYEKPGELQRLRVHVPDRPGVLAGITQALGAERINLEDFEMQHFSPERGGVFTFLVAGERDAQRAQALLERQGYGVVVSPVLDEA comes from the coding sequence ATGAGAATCGCCGTGATCGGCCTCGGCCTGATCGGGGGCTCGCTCGCGCTGGCCGCCACCGCCCGGGGTGACGAGGTCGTCGCCGCCGACCCGGACGCGCGGGCCGGCGAGATCGGGCTCGAGCGGGGGGCGATCGCGCGCTTTGCCGCGAGCACGGCCGAGGCGATGGACGGGGCCGACATGGCGTTCGTCTGCGGGCCGGTCGCGGAGGTGCCCGCGCTCGCACGTGAGGCGCTCGACGCGGCGCCGGCGGCCTGCACGGTCTCGGACGTCGGCTCGACCAAGGGCAGGGTGGTCGAGCTGCTGGGCGGGAGCCCGCAGTTCGTTGGCGGCCATCCCGTGTGCGGGTCGGAGGCGCGGGGCGTCGCCAACGCGCGGCCCGAGCTGTTCGAGGGGGCGACGTGGTTCCTCACACCGGTCGCGGAGACCGATCCGGCCGCCCACCGGCGGCTGCACACGTTCGTCTCGTCGCTCGGCGCCCGTCCCGTCGCGATCGACCCGGACGCGCATGACCGGCTGATGGCCCTCACCAGCCACCTGCCGCACGCGCTGGCCAACGTGCTGGTCAACCAGGCGGGGGCCGGCCGGGTGGACGGGCACGATCCGCTCGCCGCGGTGGGCGGCTCGTTCCGCGACATGACGCGCGTCGCCGGCGCCAACCCGCGCGTCTGGGTCGACATCTTCCTCGACAACGCGGCGGCCGTCCGGGAGGCGCTCGCCGAGCACCGGCGCCGGCTCGAGCAGGTCGAGTCCGCGCTCGAGGCGGGCGACGCCGGCTTCCTCGCCCGCTGGATCGGCGAGGCGGCGGGGAACCGGCGGCGGATGCTCGAGCAGGTGTACGAGAAGCCCGGCGAGCTGCAGCGGCTGCGGGTGCACGTCCCGGACCGGCCCGGGGTGCTCGCCGGCATCACGCAGGCGCTCGGCGCCGAGCGGATCAACCTCGAGGACTTCGAGATGCAGCACTTCTCGCCCGAGCGCGGCGGCGTCTTCACCTTCCTCGTCGCGGGCGAGCGCGACGCGCAGCGGGCGCAGGCGCTCCTCGAGCGCCAGGGCTACGGCGTCGTCGTCAGCCCCGTCCTCGACGAGGCATGA
- a CDS encoding 3-deoxy-7-phosphoheptulonate synthase class II codes for MATTEPTWSPASWRERSALHQPDWPDAAAVDAVRERLGGLPPLVFAGEARVLRDSLAEVAAGRAFLLQAGDCAESFHDFSAISIREKLKIILQMAAVLTYGSMLPVVKLGRIAGQFVKPRSSPTEVVDGVELPTFRGHMVHGEEPTPAARTFDPQRMLQGYHQSASTLNLLRAFTKGGFADLTKVHLWNQEFVASSPEGRRYEAIAAEIERALRFMAACGIDLEAERNLHEVDVWTSHEGLLLDYEQGLTRRDSLTGDWYDCSAHMLWIGDRTREPDGAHVAFFAGVHNPLGVKLGPTATPDDVTALCEALNPQRIPGRLTFISRMGAGRVTEALPPLLRAARQGEHPVVWVCDPMHANAFKTASGYKTRRFQDILAEIQGFFSACLAEGAWPGGVHLEFTGEHVTECLGGSEAVLEDHLDRNYATLCDPRLNARQSLDLAFQVAELMRAAEQRGSQQRP; via the coding sequence ATGGCGACGACCGAGCCGACCTGGTCGCCCGCGTCCTGGCGCGAGCGTTCCGCCCTGCACCAGCCCGACTGGCCGGACGCCGCGGCGGTCGACGCGGTGCGCGAGCGGCTGGGCGGCCTGCCGCCGCTCGTCTTCGCCGGAGAGGCGCGCGTGCTGCGAGACTCGCTCGCCGAGGTCGCCGCCGGCCGCGCGTTCCTGCTCCAGGCGGGCGACTGTGCCGAGTCCTTCCACGACTTCTCGGCGATCAGCATCCGCGAGAAGCTGAAGATCATCCTCCAGATGGCCGCGGTGCTCACGTACGGCTCGATGCTGCCCGTCGTCAAGCTCGGGCGCATCGCCGGCCAGTTCGTCAAGCCGCGATCGTCGCCGACCGAGGTCGTGGACGGGGTCGAGCTGCCGACGTTTCGCGGGCACATGGTGCACGGCGAGGAGCCGACGCCGGCCGCGCGCACGTTCGACCCGCAGCGGATGCTGCAGGGCTATCACCAGTCAGCCTCGACGCTGAACCTGCTGCGCGCCTTCACCAAGGGCGGGTTCGCGGACCTGACCAAGGTGCACCTGTGGAACCAGGAGTTCGTCGCGTCCTCGCCCGAGGGGCGCCGCTACGAGGCGATCGCCGCCGAGATCGAGCGCGCGTTGCGCTTCATGGCCGCCTGCGGGATCGACCTCGAGGCGGAGCGCAACCTCCACGAGGTCGATGTCTGGACGAGCCACGAGGGCCTGCTGCTCGACTACGAGCAGGGGCTCACGCGCCGGGACTCGTTGACCGGCGACTGGTACGACTGCTCGGCGCACATGCTGTGGATCGGCGACCGCACGCGCGAGCCGGACGGCGCGCATGTGGCGTTCTTCGCAGGGGTGCACAACCCGCTCGGCGTCAAGCTTGGCCCCACGGCCACCCCCGACGACGTGACGGCCCTCTGCGAGGCGCTGAACCCACAGCGGATCCCCGGCCGCCTCACCTTCATCAGCCGCATGGGAGCCGGTCGCGTGACCGAGGCGCTGCCGCCGCTGCTGCGGGCCGCCCGGCAGGGCGAGCATCCGGTCGTGTGGGTGTGCGACCCGATGCACGCGAACGCCTTCAAGACGGCGTCCGGATACAAGACGCGGCGCTTCCAGGACATCCTGGCCGAGATCCAGGGGTTCTTCTCGGCCTGCCTGGCCGAGGGCGCGTGGCCCGGTGGCGTGCACCTCGAGTTCACGGGCGAGCACGTCACCGAGTGCCTGGGCGGCTCGGAGGCGGTGCTCGAGGATCACCTCGACCGCAACTACGCGACTCTGTGCGACCCGCGGCTGAACGCACGTCAGTCGCTCGACCTCGCGTTCCAGGTGGCCGAGCTCATGCGCGCCGCCGAGCAGCGCGGCTCGCAGCAGCGGCCATGA